In a single window of the Macrobrachium rosenbergii isolate ZJJX-2024 chromosome 35, ASM4041242v1, whole genome shotgun sequence genome:
- the Alas gene encoding 5-aminolevulinate synthase, erythroid-specific, mitochondrial isoform X5, whose amino-acid sequence MPCPFMSRLPGQFVRNYGGILTRQYGEMCPVISKVVRSFNFLSSADSAEGEKKCPFMASENLVKHASKEVQEDIIDLAAREQAGPATQETKPKGKCPFLASQAVLEKDAGKNEESSVFPYNDFFQEQIARKKADHSYRVFKKVARMADEFPKAKEYSWGEREITVWCSNDYLGMSRHGGVRGAVKSALEEHGAGAGGTRNISGNTILHEALESKLAEIHQKDAALLFTSCYVANDSTLYTLAKALPNCEIFSDEGNHASMIQGIRNSGVPKHIFRHNDPGHLEELLKSKDVSTPKIVAFETVHSMTGAVCPLNELCDVAHKYGAITFVDEVHAVGLYGEKGAGIADRDGLHHKIDIVSGTLGKAFGNIGGYIAGSGTLIDMIRSYAAGFIFTTSLPPTVVSGALAAVNILSSEEGRSMRATHQKAVRYLRTSLMEKGFPVEHCPSHIIPVHIGDPLLSTKVSDELIREFGHYVQAINYPTVPRGQEKLRIAPTPQHTPAMMDHFVADLTTVWKGIGLPLMEKSCSDECTFCKKPLLFNQLESRERCGETCNKPYCPQLVACS is encoded by the exons ATGCCTTGCCCCTTCATGTCCCGCCTTCCGGGCCAGTTCGTGAGGAACTATGGAGGAATACTCACCAGGCAATATGGAGAAATGTGCCCCGTGATAAGCAAGGTCGTCAGGTCCTTCAATTTCCTGTCCTCCGCCGATTCGG CAGAAGGAGAAAAGAAGTGCCCCTTCATGGCCAGCGAGAACTTGGTGAAGCATGCAAGCAAGGAGGTTCAGGAGGACATCATCGACCTGGCGGCTCGCGAACAAG CAGGCCCTGCTACCCAGGAGACTAAGCCCAAGGGTAAATGCCCCTTTTTGGCATCCCAGGCAGTCCTTGAAAAGGACGCTGGCAAAAATGAAG AATCATCTGTGTTTCCGTACAACGACTTCTTCCAAGAGCAGATCGCGCGCAAGAAGGCGGACCATTCGTACCGCGTGTTCAAGAAGGTGGCCCGCATGGCTGACGAGTTCCCCAAGGCCAAAGAATACTCCTGGGGCGAAAGAGAGATTACCGTTTGGTGTTCGAACGATTACTTGG GAATGTCCAGGCATGGGGGCGTCCGCGGCGCAGTGAAATCTGCTCTGGAAGAACACGGGGCGGGAGCCGGAGGGACTCGAAACATATCGGGGAACACCATCCTACACGAAGCGCTGGAGTCTAAGCTAGCAGAAATTCACCAGAAGGATGCAGCCTTGCTCTTCACTTCGTGCTATGTTGCCAACGACTCTACCCTTTATACCCTGGCTAAGGCCCTTCCAA ACTGTGAGATATTCTCCGATGAGGGAAACCACGCGTCAATGATCCAGGGAATTCGCAATTCCGGAGTTCCGAAGCACATCTTCCGCCACAATGACCCCGGACACCTCGAGGAGCTGTTGAAGTCGAAGGACGTCTCGACACCCAAGATTGTCGCGTTTGAAACTGTCCACTCGATGACGGGTGCAGTTTGTCCGCTGAATGAATTGTGCGAT gtTGCTCATAAGTACGGAGCAATTACGTTTGTTGATGAAGTGCACGCAGTCGGCTTGTATGGAGAGAAAGGCGCGGGAATAGCCGATCGAGATGGCTTGCACCACAAGATCGACATAGTTTCGGGCACTTTAG GCAAAGCATTCGGCAACATAGGTGGCTACATAGCGGGAAGTGGGACCCTCATTGACATGATACGTAGCTACGCCGCGGGATTCATTTTCACGACGTCCTTACCTCCCACTGTTGTGTCTGGAGCCCTGGCTGCTGTCAACATTCTGAGCAGCGAGGAGGGCCGTTCGATGAGGGCTACGCACCAGAAGGCTGTCCGCTACTTACGCACCTCCCTGATGGAGAAAGGCTTCCCGGTCGAGCACTGCCCCTCCCACATtattccagttcat ATTGGCGACCCACTGCTCAGTACAAAGGTGTCTGACGAATTGATACGAGAGTTTGGTCATTACGTCCAAGCAATCAACTATCCCACTGTCCCCAGAGGACAGGAGAAGCTACGTATCGCACCAACGCCCCAACACACCCCTGCTATGATGGACCACTTTGTTGCCGACCTCACAACAGTCTGGAAAGGAATCGGATTGCCTCTGATGGAAAAAAGTTGCTCCGAT GAGTGCACATTTTGCAAGAAACCTCTCCTCTTCAACCAGCTGGAGTCTCGGGAGCGTTGTGGAGAAACCTGCAATAAGCCCTACTGCCCCCAACTGGTTGCATGTTCATAG
- the Alas gene encoding 5-aminolevulinate synthase, erythroid-specific, mitochondrial isoform X11 has product MPCPFMSRLPGQFVRNYGGILTRQYGEMCPVISKVVRSFNFLSSADSAEGEKKCPFMASENLVKHASKEVQEDIIDLAAREQESSVFPYNDFFQEQIARKKADHSYRVFKKVARMADEFPKAKEYSWGEREITVWCSNDYLGMSRHGGVRGAVKSALEEHGAGAGGTRNISGNTILHEALESKLAEIHQKDAALLFTSCYVANDSTLYTLAKALPNCEIFSDEGNHASMIQGIRNSGVPKHIFRHNDPGHLEELLKSKDVSTPKIVAFETVHSMTGAVCPLNELCDVAHKYGAITFVDEVHAVGLYGEKGAGIADRDGLHHKIDIVSGTLGKAFGNIGGYIAGSGTLIDMIRSYAAGFIFTTSLPPTVVSGALAAVNILSSEEGRSMRATHQKAVRYLRTSLMEKGFPVEHCPSHIIPVHIGDPLLSTKVSDELIREFGHYVQAINYPTVPRGQEKLRIAPTPQHTPAMMDHFVADLTTVWKGIGLPLMEKSCSDECTFCKKPLLFNQLESRERCGETCNKPYCPQLVACS; this is encoded by the exons ATGCCTTGCCCCTTCATGTCCCGCCTTCCGGGCCAGTTCGTGAGGAACTATGGAGGAATACTCACCAGGCAATATGGAGAAATGTGCCCCGTGATAAGCAAGGTCGTCAGGTCCTTCAATTTCCTGTCCTCCGCCGATTCGG CAGAAGGAGAAAAGAAGTGCCCCTTCATGGCCAGCGAGAACTTGGTGAAGCATGCAAGCAAGGAGGTTCAGGAGGACATCATCGACCTGGCGGCTCGCGAACAAG AATCATCTGTGTTTCCGTACAACGACTTCTTCCAAGAGCAGATCGCGCGCAAGAAGGCGGACCATTCGTACCGCGTGTTCAAGAAGGTGGCCCGCATGGCTGACGAGTTCCCCAAGGCCAAAGAATACTCCTGGGGCGAAAGAGAGATTACCGTTTGGTGTTCGAACGATTACTTGG GAATGTCCAGGCATGGGGGCGTCCGCGGCGCAGTGAAATCTGCTCTGGAAGAACACGGGGCGGGAGCCGGAGGGACTCGAAACATATCGGGGAACACCATCCTACACGAAGCGCTGGAGTCTAAGCTAGCAGAAATTCACCAGAAGGATGCAGCCTTGCTCTTCACTTCGTGCTATGTTGCCAACGACTCTACCCTTTATACCCTGGCTAAGGCCCTTCCAA ACTGTGAGATATTCTCCGATGAGGGAAACCACGCGTCAATGATCCAGGGAATTCGCAATTCCGGAGTTCCGAAGCACATCTTCCGCCACAATGACCCCGGACACCTCGAGGAGCTGTTGAAGTCGAAGGACGTCTCGACACCCAAGATTGTCGCGTTTGAAACTGTCCACTCGATGACGGGTGCAGTTTGTCCGCTGAATGAATTGTGCGAT gtTGCTCATAAGTACGGAGCAATTACGTTTGTTGATGAAGTGCACGCAGTCGGCTTGTATGGAGAGAAAGGCGCGGGAATAGCCGATCGAGATGGCTTGCACCACAAGATCGACATAGTTTCGGGCACTTTAG GCAAAGCATTCGGCAACATAGGTGGCTACATAGCGGGAAGTGGGACCCTCATTGACATGATACGTAGCTACGCCGCGGGATTCATTTTCACGACGTCCTTACCTCCCACTGTTGTGTCTGGAGCCCTGGCTGCTGTCAACATTCTGAGCAGCGAGGAGGGCCGTTCGATGAGGGCTACGCACCAGAAGGCTGTCCGCTACTTACGCACCTCCCTGATGGAGAAAGGCTTCCCGGTCGAGCACTGCCCCTCCCACATtattccagttcat ATTGGCGACCCACTGCTCAGTACAAAGGTGTCTGACGAATTGATACGAGAGTTTGGTCATTACGTCCAAGCAATCAACTATCCCACTGTCCCCAGAGGACAGGAGAAGCTACGTATCGCACCAACGCCCCAACACACCCCTGCTATGATGGACCACTTTGTTGCCGACCTCACAACAGTCTGGAAAGGAATCGGATTGCCTCTGATGGAAAAAAGTTGCTCCGAT GAGTGCACATTTTGCAAGAAACCTCTCCTCTTCAACCAGCTGGAGTCTCGGGAGCGTTGTGGAGAAACCTGCAATAAGCCCTACTGCCCCCAACTGGTTGCATGTTCATAG
- the Alas gene encoding 5-aminolevulinate synthase, erythroid-specific, mitochondrial isoform X12, with protein MPCPFMSRLPGQFVRNYGGILTRQYGEMCPVISKVVRSFNFLSSADSEGEKKCPFMASENLVKHASKEVQEDIIDLAAREQESSVFPYNDFFQEQIARKKADHSYRVFKKVARMADEFPKAKEYSWGEREITVWCSNDYLGMSRHGGVRGAVKSALEEHGAGAGGTRNISGNTILHEALESKLAEIHQKDAALLFTSCYVANDSTLYTLAKALPNCEIFSDEGNHASMIQGIRNSGVPKHIFRHNDPGHLEELLKSKDVSTPKIVAFETVHSMTGAVCPLNELCDVAHKYGAITFVDEVHAVGLYGEKGAGIADRDGLHHKIDIVSGTLGKAFGNIGGYIAGSGTLIDMIRSYAAGFIFTTSLPPTVVSGALAAVNILSSEEGRSMRATHQKAVRYLRTSLMEKGFPVEHCPSHIIPVHIGDPLLSTKVSDELIREFGHYVQAINYPTVPRGQEKLRIAPTPQHTPAMMDHFVADLTTVWKGIGLPLMEKSCSDECTFCKKPLLFNQLESRERCGETCNKPYCPQLVACS; from the exons ATGCCTTGCCCCTTCATGTCCCGCCTTCCGGGCCAGTTCGTGAGGAACTATGGAGGAATACTCACCAGGCAATATGGAGAAATGTGCCCCGTGATAAGCAAGGTCGTCAGGTCCTTCAATTTCCTGTCCTCCGCCGATTCGG AAGGAGAAAAGAAGTGCCCCTTCATGGCCAGCGAGAACTTGGTGAAGCATGCAAGCAAGGAGGTTCAGGAGGACATCATCGACCTGGCGGCTCGCGAACAAG AATCATCTGTGTTTCCGTACAACGACTTCTTCCAAGAGCAGATCGCGCGCAAGAAGGCGGACCATTCGTACCGCGTGTTCAAGAAGGTGGCCCGCATGGCTGACGAGTTCCCCAAGGCCAAAGAATACTCCTGGGGCGAAAGAGAGATTACCGTTTGGTGTTCGAACGATTACTTGG GAATGTCCAGGCATGGGGGCGTCCGCGGCGCAGTGAAATCTGCTCTGGAAGAACACGGGGCGGGAGCCGGAGGGACTCGAAACATATCGGGGAACACCATCCTACACGAAGCGCTGGAGTCTAAGCTAGCAGAAATTCACCAGAAGGATGCAGCCTTGCTCTTCACTTCGTGCTATGTTGCCAACGACTCTACCCTTTATACCCTGGCTAAGGCCCTTCCAA ACTGTGAGATATTCTCCGATGAGGGAAACCACGCGTCAATGATCCAGGGAATTCGCAATTCCGGAGTTCCGAAGCACATCTTCCGCCACAATGACCCCGGACACCTCGAGGAGCTGTTGAAGTCGAAGGACGTCTCGACACCCAAGATTGTCGCGTTTGAAACTGTCCACTCGATGACGGGTGCAGTTTGTCCGCTGAATGAATTGTGCGAT gtTGCTCATAAGTACGGAGCAATTACGTTTGTTGATGAAGTGCACGCAGTCGGCTTGTATGGAGAGAAAGGCGCGGGAATAGCCGATCGAGATGGCTTGCACCACAAGATCGACATAGTTTCGGGCACTTTAG GCAAAGCATTCGGCAACATAGGTGGCTACATAGCGGGAAGTGGGACCCTCATTGACATGATACGTAGCTACGCCGCGGGATTCATTTTCACGACGTCCTTACCTCCCACTGTTGTGTCTGGAGCCCTGGCTGCTGTCAACATTCTGAGCAGCGAGGAGGGCCGTTCGATGAGGGCTACGCACCAGAAGGCTGTCCGCTACTTACGCACCTCCCTGATGGAGAAAGGCTTCCCGGTCGAGCACTGCCCCTCCCACATtattccagttcat ATTGGCGACCCACTGCTCAGTACAAAGGTGTCTGACGAATTGATACGAGAGTTTGGTCATTACGTCCAAGCAATCAACTATCCCACTGTCCCCAGAGGACAGGAGAAGCTACGTATCGCACCAACGCCCCAACACACCCCTGCTATGATGGACCACTTTGTTGCCGACCTCACAACAGTCTGGAAAGGAATCGGATTGCCTCTGATGGAAAAAAGTTGCTCCGAT GAGTGCACATTTTGCAAGAAACCTCTCCTCTTCAACCAGCTGGAGTCTCGGGAGCGTTGTGGAGAAACCTGCAATAAGCCCTACTGCCCCCAACTGGTTGCATGTTCATAG
- the Alas gene encoding 5-aminolevulinate synthase, erythroid-specific, mitochondrial isoform X7 produces MPCPFMSRLPGQFVRNYGGILTRQYGEMCPVISKVVRSFNFLSSADSAEGEKKCPFMASENLVKHASKEVQEDIIDLAAREQGPATQETKPKGKCPFLASQAVLEKDAGKNEESSVFPYNDFFQEQIARKKADHSYRVFKKVARMADEFPKAKEYSWGEREITVWCSNDYLGMSRHGGVRGAVKSALEEHGAGAGGTRNISGNTILHEALESKLAEIHQKDAALLFTSCYVANDSTLYTLAKALPNCEIFSDEGNHASMIQGIRNSGVPKHIFRHNDPGHLEELLKSKDVSTPKIVAFETVHSMTGAVCPLNELCDVAHKYGAITFVDEVHAVGLYGEKGAGIADRDGLHHKIDIVSGTLGKAFGNIGGYIAGSGTLIDMIRSYAAGFIFTTSLPPTVVSGALAAVNILSSEEGRSMRATHQKAVRYLRTSLMEKGFPVEHCPSHIIPVHIGDPLLSTKVSDELIREFGHYVQAINYPTVPRGQEKLRIAPTPQHTPAMMDHFVADLTTVWKGIGLPLMEKSCSDECTFCKKPLLFNQLESRERCGETCNKPYCPQLVACS; encoded by the exons ATGCCTTGCCCCTTCATGTCCCGCCTTCCGGGCCAGTTCGTGAGGAACTATGGAGGAATACTCACCAGGCAATATGGAGAAATGTGCCCCGTGATAAGCAAGGTCGTCAGGTCCTTCAATTTCCTGTCCTCCGCCGATTCGG CAGAAGGAGAAAAGAAGTGCCCCTTCATGGCCAGCGAGAACTTGGTGAAGCATGCAAGCAAGGAGGTTCAGGAGGACATCATCGACCTGGCGGCTCGCGAACAAG GCCCTGCTACCCAGGAGACTAAGCCCAAGGGTAAATGCCCCTTTTTGGCATCCCAGGCAGTCCTTGAAAAGGACGCTGGCAAAAATGAAG AATCATCTGTGTTTCCGTACAACGACTTCTTCCAAGAGCAGATCGCGCGCAAGAAGGCGGACCATTCGTACCGCGTGTTCAAGAAGGTGGCCCGCATGGCTGACGAGTTCCCCAAGGCCAAAGAATACTCCTGGGGCGAAAGAGAGATTACCGTTTGGTGTTCGAACGATTACTTGG GAATGTCCAGGCATGGGGGCGTCCGCGGCGCAGTGAAATCTGCTCTGGAAGAACACGGGGCGGGAGCCGGAGGGACTCGAAACATATCGGGGAACACCATCCTACACGAAGCGCTGGAGTCTAAGCTAGCAGAAATTCACCAGAAGGATGCAGCCTTGCTCTTCACTTCGTGCTATGTTGCCAACGACTCTACCCTTTATACCCTGGCTAAGGCCCTTCCAA ACTGTGAGATATTCTCCGATGAGGGAAACCACGCGTCAATGATCCAGGGAATTCGCAATTCCGGAGTTCCGAAGCACATCTTCCGCCACAATGACCCCGGACACCTCGAGGAGCTGTTGAAGTCGAAGGACGTCTCGACACCCAAGATTGTCGCGTTTGAAACTGTCCACTCGATGACGGGTGCAGTTTGTCCGCTGAATGAATTGTGCGAT gtTGCTCATAAGTACGGAGCAATTACGTTTGTTGATGAAGTGCACGCAGTCGGCTTGTATGGAGAGAAAGGCGCGGGAATAGCCGATCGAGATGGCTTGCACCACAAGATCGACATAGTTTCGGGCACTTTAG GCAAAGCATTCGGCAACATAGGTGGCTACATAGCGGGAAGTGGGACCCTCATTGACATGATACGTAGCTACGCCGCGGGATTCATTTTCACGACGTCCTTACCTCCCACTGTTGTGTCTGGAGCCCTGGCTGCTGTCAACATTCTGAGCAGCGAGGAGGGCCGTTCGATGAGGGCTACGCACCAGAAGGCTGTCCGCTACTTACGCACCTCCCTGATGGAGAAAGGCTTCCCGGTCGAGCACTGCCCCTCCCACATtattccagttcat ATTGGCGACCCACTGCTCAGTACAAAGGTGTCTGACGAATTGATACGAGAGTTTGGTCATTACGTCCAAGCAATCAACTATCCCACTGTCCCCAGAGGACAGGAGAAGCTACGTATCGCACCAACGCCCCAACACACCCCTGCTATGATGGACCACTTTGTTGCCGACCTCACAACAGTCTGGAAAGGAATCGGATTGCCTCTGATGGAAAAAAGTTGCTCCGAT GAGTGCACATTTTGCAAGAAACCTCTCCTCTTCAACCAGCTGGAGTCTCGGGAGCGTTGTGGAGAAACCTGCAATAAGCCCTACTGCCCCCAACTGGTTGCATGTTCATAG
- the Alas gene encoding 5-aminolevulinate synthase, erythroid-specific, mitochondrial isoform X8, whose product MPCPFMSRLPGQFVRNYGGILTRQYGEMCPVISKVVRSFNFLSSADSEGEKKCPFMASENLVKHASKEVQEDIIDLAAREQGPATQETKPKGKCPFLASQAVLEKDAGKNEESSVFPYNDFFQEQIARKKADHSYRVFKKVARMADEFPKAKEYSWGEREITVWCSNDYLGMSRHGGVRGAVKSALEEHGAGAGGTRNISGNTILHEALESKLAEIHQKDAALLFTSCYVANDSTLYTLAKALPNCEIFSDEGNHASMIQGIRNSGVPKHIFRHNDPGHLEELLKSKDVSTPKIVAFETVHSMTGAVCPLNELCDVAHKYGAITFVDEVHAVGLYGEKGAGIADRDGLHHKIDIVSGTLGKAFGNIGGYIAGSGTLIDMIRSYAAGFIFTTSLPPTVVSGALAAVNILSSEEGRSMRATHQKAVRYLRTSLMEKGFPVEHCPSHIIPVHIGDPLLSTKVSDELIREFGHYVQAINYPTVPRGQEKLRIAPTPQHTPAMMDHFVADLTTVWKGIGLPLMEKSCSDECTFCKKPLLFNQLESRERCGETCNKPYCPQLVACS is encoded by the exons ATGCCTTGCCCCTTCATGTCCCGCCTTCCGGGCCAGTTCGTGAGGAACTATGGAGGAATACTCACCAGGCAATATGGAGAAATGTGCCCCGTGATAAGCAAGGTCGTCAGGTCCTTCAATTTCCTGTCCTCCGCCGATTCGG AAGGAGAAAAGAAGTGCCCCTTCATGGCCAGCGAGAACTTGGTGAAGCATGCAAGCAAGGAGGTTCAGGAGGACATCATCGACCTGGCGGCTCGCGAACAAG GCCCTGCTACCCAGGAGACTAAGCCCAAGGGTAAATGCCCCTTTTTGGCATCCCAGGCAGTCCTTGAAAAGGACGCTGGCAAAAATGAAG AATCATCTGTGTTTCCGTACAACGACTTCTTCCAAGAGCAGATCGCGCGCAAGAAGGCGGACCATTCGTACCGCGTGTTCAAGAAGGTGGCCCGCATGGCTGACGAGTTCCCCAAGGCCAAAGAATACTCCTGGGGCGAAAGAGAGATTACCGTTTGGTGTTCGAACGATTACTTGG GAATGTCCAGGCATGGGGGCGTCCGCGGCGCAGTGAAATCTGCTCTGGAAGAACACGGGGCGGGAGCCGGAGGGACTCGAAACATATCGGGGAACACCATCCTACACGAAGCGCTGGAGTCTAAGCTAGCAGAAATTCACCAGAAGGATGCAGCCTTGCTCTTCACTTCGTGCTATGTTGCCAACGACTCTACCCTTTATACCCTGGCTAAGGCCCTTCCAA ACTGTGAGATATTCTCCGATGAGGGAAACCACGCGTCAATGATCCAGGGAATTCGCAATTCCGGAGTTCCGAAGCACATCTTCCGCCACAATGACCCCGGACACCTCGAGGAGCTGTTGAAGTCGAAGGACGTCTCGACACCCAAGATTGTCGCGTTTGAAACTGTCCACTCGATGACGGGTGCAGTTTGTCCGCTGAATGAATTGTGCGAT gtTGCTCATAAGTACGGAGCAATTACGTTTGTTGATGAAGTGCACGCAGTCGGCTTGTATGGAGAGAAAGGCGCGGGAATAGCCGATCGAGATGGCTTGCACCACAAGATCGACATAGTTTCGGGCACTTTAG GCAAAGCATTCGGCAACATAGGTGGCTACATAGCGGGAAGTGGGACCCTCATTGACATGATACGTAGCTACGCCGCGGGATTCATTTTCACGACGTCCTTACCTCCCACTGTTGTGTCTGGAGCCCTGGCTGCTGTCAACATTCTGAGCAGCGAGGAGGGCCGTTCGATGAGGGCTACGCACCAGAAGGCTGTCCGCTACTTACGCACCTCCCTGATGGAGAAAGGCTTCCCGGTCGAGCACTGCCCCTCCCACATtattccagttcat ATTGGCGACCCACTGCTCAGTACAAAGGTGTCTGACGAATTGATACGAGAGTTTGGTCATTACGTCCAAGCAATCAACTATCCCACTGTCCCCAGAGGACAGGAGAAGCTACGTATCGCACCAACGCCCCAACACACCCCTGCTATGATGGACCACTTTGTTGCCGACCTCACAACAGTCTGGAAAGGAATCGGATTGCCTCTGATGGAAAAAAGTTGCTCCGAT GAGTGCACATTTTGCAAGAAACCTCTCCTCTTCAACCAGCTGGAGTCTCGGGAGCGTTGTGGAGAAACCTGCAATAAGCCCTACTGCCCCCAACTGGTTGCATGTTCATAG
- the Alas gene encoding 5-aminolevulinate synthase, erythroid-specific, mitochondrial isoform X6 — translation MPCPFMSRLPGQFVRNYGGILTRQYGEMCPVISKVVRSFNFLSSADSEGEKKCPFMASENLVKHASKEVQEDIIDLAAREQAGPATQETKPKGKCPFLASQAVLEKDAGKNEESSVFPYNDFFQEQIARKKADHSYRVFKKVARMADEFPKAKEYSWGEREITVWCSNDYLGMSRHGGVRGAVKSALEEHGAGAGGTRNISGNTILHEALESKLAEIHQKDAALLFTSCYVANDSTLYTLAKALPNCEIFSDEGNHASMIQGIRNSGVPKHIFRHNDPGHLEELLKSKDVSTPKIVAFETVHSMTGAVCPLNELCDVAHKYGAITFVDEVHAVGLYGEKGAGIADRDGLHHKIDIVSGTLGKAFGNIGGYIAGSGTLIDMIRSYAAGFIFTTSLPPTVVSGALAAVNILSSEEGRSMRATHQKAVRYLRTSLMEKGFPVEHCPSHIIPVHIGDPLLSTKVSDELIREFGHYVQAINYPTVPRGQEKLRIAPTPQHTPAMMDHFVADLTTVWKGIGLPLMEKSCSDECTFCKKPLLFNQLESRERCGETCNKPYCPQLVACS, via the exons ATGCCTTGCCCCTTCATGTCCCGCCTTCCGGGCCAGTTCGTGAGGAACTATGGAGGAATACTCACCAGGCAATATGGAGAAATGTGCCCCGTGATAAGCAAGGTCGTCAGGTCCTTCAATTTCCTGTCCTCCGCCGATTCGG AAGGAGAAAAGAAGTGCCCCTTCATGGCCAGCGAGAACTTGGTGAAGCATGCAAGCAAGGAGGTTCAGGAGGACATCATCGACCTGGCGGCTCGCGAACAAG CAGGCCCTGCTACCCAGGAGACTAAGCCCAAGGGTAAATGCCCCTTTTTGGCATCCCAGGCAGTCCTTGAAAAGGACGCTGGCAAAAATGAAG AATCATCTGTGTTTCCGTACAACGACTTCTTCCAAGAGCAGATCGCGCGCAAGAAGGCGGACCATTCGTACCGCGTGTTCAAGAAGGTGGCCCGCATGGCTGACGAGTTCCCCAAGGCCAAAGAATACTCCTGGGGCGAAAGAGAGATTACCGTTTGGTGTTCGAACGATTACTTGG GAATGTCCAGGCATGGGGGCGTCCGCGGCGCAGTGAAATCTGCTCTGGAAGAACACGGGGCGGGAGCCGGAGGGACTCGAAACATATCGGGGAACACCATCCTACACGAAGCGCTGGAGTCTAAGCTAGCAGAAATTCACCAGAAGGATGCAGCCTTGCTCTTCACTTCGTGCTATGTTGCCAACGACTCTACCCTTTATACCCTGGCTAAGGCCCTTCCAA ACTGTGAGATATTCTCCGATGAGGGAAACCACGCGTCAATGATCCAGGGAATTCGCAATTCCGGAGTTCCGAAGCACATCTTCCGCCACAATGACCCCGGACACCTCGAGGAGCTGTTGAAGTCGAAGGACGTCTCGACACCCAAGATTGTCGCGTTTGAAACTGTCCACTCGATGACGGGTGCAGTTTGTCCGCTGAATGAATTGTGCGAT gtTGCTCATAAGTACGGAGCAATTACGTTTGTTGATGAAGTGCACGCAGTCGGCTTGTATGGAGAGAAAGGCGCGGGAATAGCCGATCGAGATGGCTTGCACCACAAGATCGACATAGTTTCGGGCACTTTAG GCAAAGCATTCGGCAACATAGGTGGCTACATAGCGGGAAGTGGGACCCTCATTGACATGATACGTAGCTACGCCGCGGGATTCATTTTCACGACGTCCTTACCTCCCACTGTTGTGTCTGGAGCCCTGGCTGCTGTCAACATTCTGAGCAGCGAGGAGGGCCGTTCGATGAGGGCTACGCACCAGAAGGCTGTCCGCTACTTACGCACCTCCCTGATGGAGAAAGGCTTCCCGGTCGAGCACTGCCCCTCCCACATtattccagttcat ATTGGCGACCCACTGCTCAGTACAAAGGTGTCTGACGAATTGATACGAGAGTTTGGTCATTACGTCCAAGCAATCAACTATCCCACTGTCCCCAGAGGACAGGAGAAGCTACGTATCGCACCAACGCCCCAACACACCCCTGCTATGATGGACCACTTTGTTGCCGACCTCACAACAGTCTGGAAAGGAATCGGATTGCCTCTGATGGAAAAAAGTTGCTCCGAT GAGTGCACATTTTGCAAGAAACCTCTCCTCTTCAACCAGCTGGAGTCTCGGGAGCGTTGTGGAGAAACCTGCAATAAGCCCTACTGCCCCCAACTGGTTGCATGTTCATAG